In Archangium violaceum, the following are encoded in one genomic region:
- a CDS encoding DUF418 domain-containing protein, translating to MSRTTLTTTEGALRPAGPEERIALLDALRGFALLGILFANLISFAGHYVMSPAQLAALPTAELDRAVVFAMNLFVEGKFYSLFSFLFGVGFALLQDRTERRGGDFRRLFLRRMAALLGIGLFHILVLWHGDILTLYALMGFVFLLFRRAADRALLGWTLVLLGMPLLFQLAMMGTGGALDPTPPFDALSRTLREAAGGPGATLFSLRSSDHPWQVFLGNLANAVQRPGRYLQTGRPEKVLAMFLLGLWVGRRLLPDPLVHRRLLVRVLGVGLVLGLLGCSLFAWIEAETGQSFALTPLGVVQTLAYAVGVAPLSLAYASGFTLLWGTARGQRLLSVFVPLGRMALTNYLCQTVLGLLLFYGYGLNLMGRVGSVWLLPLTPVLLAAQWGFSVLWLRHHSQGPVEWVWRQLTYGRPRPLRLPAHSP from the coding sequence ATGTCCCGCACCACCCTGACGACCACCGAGGGGGCGCTCCGGCCGGCCGGGCCCGAGGAGCGCATCGCCCTGCTCGACGCGCTCCGTGGCTTCGCGCTGCTCGGCATCCTCTTCGCGAACCTGATCAGCTTCGCCGGTCACTACGTGATGAGCCCCGCTCAACTGGCGGCGCTCCCCACCGCGGAGCTCGACCGGGCCGTGGTGTTCGCGATGAACCTGTTCGTGGAGGGGAAGTTCTACTCCCTCTTCTCGTTCCTGTTCGGGGTGGGGTTCGCCCTGCTTCAGGACCGCACCGAGCGGCGCGGCGGTGACTTCCGGCGGTTGTTCCTCCGGAGGATGGCCGCGCTGCTCGGCATCGGCCTCTTCCACATCCTCGTGCTGTGGCACGGCGACATCCTCACCCTCTATGCGCTGATGGGCTTCGTCTTCCTCCTGTTCCGGCGAGCCGCTGACCGCGCGCTCCTGGGGTGGACGCTGGTGCTGCTCGGGATGCCGCTGCTCTTCCAGCTCGCCATGATGGGGACGGGTGGGGCGTTGGATCCCACGCCTCCGTTCGATGCGCTCTCCCGCACCCTCCGCGAGGCCGCGGGAGGTCCAGGCGCCACGCTCTTCTCCCTGCGCTCCTCCGACCACCCGTGGCAGGTCTTCCTGGGCAACCTCGCCAACGCCGTCCAGCGTCCGGGGCGCTACCTGCAGACGGGACGGCCGGAGAAGGTCCTCGCGATGTTCCTGCTCGGCCTCTGGGTGGGCCGCCGCCTGCTGCCGGACCCGCTCGTCCACCGTCGGCTCCTCGTCCGGGTGCTCGGAGTCGGTCTGGTGCTCGGCCTCCTGGGATGCAGCCTGTTCGCCTGGATCGAGGCGGAGACGGGGCAGTCCTTCGCCCTCACACCCCTGGGGGTCGTCCAGACGCTCGCGTACGCCGTGGGCGTGGCCCCGCTCTCCCTGGCCTATGCCTCGGGCTTCACCCTGCTGTGGGGCACGGCCCGGGGCCAGCGCCTCCTCTCCGTCTTCGTCCCGCTCGGCCGGATGGCCCTGACGAACTACCTCTGCCAGACGGTGCTGGGGCTCCTGCTCTTCTACGGCTACGGGTTGAACCTCATGGGCCGGGTGGGCTCGGTGTGGCTGCTTCCGCTCACCCCCGTCCTCCTGGCCGCGCAGTGGGGATTCAGTGTCCTGTGGCTTCGCCACCACTCCCAGGGGCCCGTGGAGTGGGTGTGGCGTCAGCTCACCTACGGGCGTCCGCGACCGCTCCGGCTCCCGGCGCACTCCCCCTGA
- a CDS encoding DsbA family protein has product MKRIVTAALVGAFVSTFLPVSSASACDGNCPKGHDHASHSAAAPRAATPRSEAPSQGPTSAKVTVEVWSDFQCPFCSRGNATVKQLREKYGDKIRIVFRHAPLPMHDNARLAAEASMAANAQGRFWEFHDALFQQQRALDRASLEQLAQKLGLDVARFKRSLDTHEFASYVEADVVESRSRGISGTPTFFVNDTAVVGARPMEDFVKTIDAELKR; this is encoded by the coding sequence ATGAAGCGCATCGTCACCGCCGCGCTCGTTGGCGCGTTCGTGTCCACGTTCCTCCCCGTCTCCTCCGCCTCCGCCTGTGATGGCAATTGCCCCAAGGGTCATGACCATGCGTCGCACTCCGCCGCGGCGCCGCGCGCGGCCACGCCCCGCTCCGAGGCCCCCAGCCAGGGCCCCACGAGCGCGAAGGTGACGGTGGAGGTGTGGTCGGACTTCCAGTGCCCCTTCTGCTCCAGGGGCAACGCCACGGTGAAGCAGTTGCGCGAGAAGTACGGAGACAAGATCCGCATCGTCTTCCGCCACGCCCCCCTGCCCATGCACGACAACGCGCGGCTGGCGGCGGAGGCGAGCATGGCGGCCAACGCCCAGGGCCGCTTCTGGGAGTTCCACGACGCGCTCTTCCAGCAGCAGCGGGCGCTGGACCGGGCCTCCCTGGAGCAGCTGGCCCAGAAGCTGGGCCTGGACGTGGCGCGGTTCAAGCGCTCGCTCGACACCCACGAGTTCGCGAGCTACGTCGAGGCGGACGTGGTGGAGTCACGCTCGCGGGGGATCAGCGGCACGCCCACCTTCTTCGTCAATGACACGGCGGTGGTGGGCGCGCGCCCCATGGAGGACTTCGTCAAGACGATCGACGCGGAGCTGAAGCGCTGA
- a CDS encoding DUF4190 domain-containing protein, with the protein MTAQSSPSPSTGEGGRCHAHPDQPALGACTRCGVFFCERDRRLVDDQPYCDTCAARPDVDYLERFRLEYWGKRDGWAWMVGINAVAYLIGGVFLLVAGGANMLTTALFWLVAGAVCACFWLGQPWARLGFVFIPLVFMGISLVKAEPMGLAFGVMPLLMSISIYNDTRNKLFFQVEMPRETLRKAWHLYKNNAVARAGLMLGVLGLFFPGVGLIALVCSGIGLRNVDPDAQPPIGRKGQAIAGLVLGAVGCLFWVWLGVYGFPRLG; encoded by the coding sequence ATGACCGCGCAATCGTCGCCCTCCCCATCCACGGGCGAGGGGGGCCGCTGCCACGCGCACCCGGACCAGCCCGCGCTCGGCGCCTGCACCCGATGCGGTGTCTTCTTCTGCGAAAGGGATCGCCGCCTCGTGGACGACCAGCCGTACTGCGACACCTGTGCGGCGCGCCCGGATGTGGACTACCTGGAGCGCTTCCGGCTCGAGTACTGGGGCAAGCGCGATGGGTGGGCGTGGATGGTGGGCATCAATGCGGTGGCCTACCTGATCGGCGGCGTGTTCCTGCTGGTGGCTGGCGGGGCGAACATGCTGACGACCGCGCTGTTCTGGCTCGTCGCGGGAGCGGTGTGCGCCTGCTTCTGGCTCGGCCAGCCCTGGGCGCGGCTGGGGTTCGTCTTCATCCCGCTCGTTTTCATGGGCATCTCCCTGGTGAAGGCGGAGCCCATGGGGCTGGCCTTCGGGGTCATGCCCCTGCTCATGTCCATCTCCATCTACAACGACACCCGCAACAAGCTCTTCTTCCAGGTGGAAATGCCGCGCGAGACGCTGCGAAAGGCGTGGCACCTCTACAAGAACAACGCGGTGGCGCGGGCGGGCCTGATGCTCGGGGTGCTGGGGCTCTTCTTCCCCGGCGTCGGGCTCATCGCGCTGGTGTGCTCCGGCATCGGCCTGCGGAACGTGGACCCGGACGCGCAACCCCCCATCGGGCGCAAGGGGCAGGCCATCGCCGGCCTCGTACTCGGCGCGGTGGGGTGCCTCTTCTGGGTCTGGTTGGGGGTGTACGGCTTCCCGCGCCTCGGCTGA
- the msrA gene encoding peptide-methionine (S)-S-oxide reductase MsrA, with translation MTTAPAVPPLSHRAPPTVARRLLPAALALFTVLSASAEARGASGPNVAEATTETAYLAGGCFWGMEDLLRKIPGVIETEVGYTGGAKEFSRPTYDDVRTGRTGHAESVRIVFNPKLLTYEALLEKWFFRMHDPTTLNRQGNDVGTQYRSAIFYVSDEQRRVAEAVKARVNASGKWKRPVVTEITPAGTFTPAEQYHQDYLVKNPGGYTCHYMRE, from the coding sequence ATGACGACCGCACCCGCTGTCCCTCCCCTCTCCCACCGCGCCCCGCCGACGGTGGCGCGCCGGCTGTTGCCCGCGGCGCTGGCCCTGTTCACGGTGTTGAGTGCATCCGCCGAGGCTCGCGGCGCCTCGGGCCCGAACGTCGCGGAAGCCACCACGGAGACGGCGTACCTGGCCGGTGGATGCTTCTGGGGAATGGAGGATCTGCTGCGCAAGATTCCGGGCGTCATCGAGACGGAGGTCGGCTACACGGGCGGCGCGAAGGAGTTCTCCCGTCCGACCTATGACGACGTGCGGACGGGACGGACGGGGCACGCGGAGTCCGTACGCATCGTCTTCAACCCGAAGCTGCTGACGTACGAGGCGCTGCTGGAGAAGTGGTTCTTCCGCATGCACGATCCGACGACGCTCAACCGCCAGGGCAACGACGTGGGCACGCAGTACCGCTCGGCCATCTTCTACGTGTCGGACGAGCAGCGCCGGGTGGCCGAGGCGGTGAAGGCCCGGGTCAACGCGTCGGGCAAGTGGAAGCGACCCGTCGTCACGGAGATCACCCCCGCGGGCACGTTCACCCCCGCCGAGCAGTACCACCAGGACTACCTGGTGAAGAATCCAGGCGGCTACACCTGCCACTACATGAGGGAGTAG
- a CDS encoding 2'-5' RNA ligase family protein, with product MEPLIVTLKLDADTFSLFDRLRREHFPAKLNHLSAHLTLFHHLPGGERDTVEADLRAVAPTAAVELQVTGLRSLGRGVAFEIGSPPLSSLRAELARRWAHWLTPQDRQGFRPHVTVQNKVSVEEARALKVSLEAGFSPFMARGEGFLLWRYLGGPWALEVEVPFTGT from the coding sequence ATGGAGCCACTCATCGTGACCTTGAAGCTCGATGCGGACACCTTCTCCCTCTTCGACCGCCTGCGCCGGGAACACTTCCCGGCGAAGCTCAACCACCTCTCCGCGCACCTGACGTTGTTCCACCATCTGCCCGGAGGGGAGCGAGACACCGTGGAGGCGGACCTGCGCGCGGTGGCGCCCACCGCCGCGGTGGAGTTGCAGGTGACGGGGCTGCGCTCGCTGGGGCGCGGGGTGGCGTTCGAGATCGGCTCCCCGCCATTGAGCTCCTTGCGCGCGGAGCTGGCCCGGCGGTGGGCGCATTGGCTGACGCCCCAGGACCGGCAGGGATTCCGCCCTCACGTGACGGTGCAGAACAAGGTATCCGTGGAGGAGGCCCGCGCGCTGAAGGTTTCGCTGGAGGCGGGCTTCTCGCCCTTCATGGCGCGAGGCGAGGGCTTCTTGTTGTGGCGTTACCTGGGTGGACCCTGGGCCTTGGAAGTCGAGGTGCCATTCACGGGAACCTGA